Genomic window (Bacteroidota bacterium):
AAATATACAAAAAAAAGTATTCAATAAGTCAATTTTTGGAACCGCCCTTAATTAACAATCATTAACAACTTTTACAGGAGATGTTATGCAAAAAGTATTTTTATTTACACAAAAACTTTTTTTGTGGGAATTTTTTTTGTATCCATAATGATTACATATTATGGATGCCAAACTGGTGATGAGCCATCATTATTAACCAACACAACGCCAACACAAAATCCGCCAACGTTGGAAAAAGCGAATTCACAAGGACTTGGTAATCAATATGTTCCAGGCGAAATTATTGTTAAATATCGTGCAGGGACACCAAGCAGCCAACGGGAAATAACACTTAAAAAAGTCGGCGGTACAGTAACCGAAAAAATCCGAACCCGTACAATGGAAAAATTTGGCGATAAAGAAGGTATTACATTAGTCCGCACTTCTATGCACGTTCCCGATGCTGTACACGCACTTCAAGGTCAGGCTGATGTCGAGTATGCCGAACCGAATTACATTTATTACCACACTGCAACATCGAACGACCCCTATTATACTAACGGATCTTTGTGGGGGATGTATGGAGATGCAACATCTCCGGCAAATCAATTCGGAAGTCAAGCCGGCGAGGCTTGGGCAGCAGGCAATGTAGGTTTAAATACGGTCATCGTTGGAATAATCGATGAGGGAATTATGATCACACATGAAGACCTTGTAGCAAATATTTGGGTGAATCCCTTTGATCCGAATGACGGAATTGATAACGATGGTAACGGTTATATTGATGATATCAACGGATGGGATTTCGTAAACAATGATAAAACTGTTTATGATGGCGCTTCAGACGACCATGGAACACACGTAGCCGGAACGATTGGAGCGATAGGTGGGAACGCTAAAGGAGTTGCAGGTATTTGTTGGAGTGTTAGAATAATTTCAGGGAAGTTCTTAGGGGCGGCCGGTGGGACCACAACAAATGCGATCAAAGCAGTCGATTATTTTACCGATCTCAAGACACGTCACGGGCTAAACATTCCTGCAACTAATAATTCATGGGGTGGCGGTGCTTTCTCGCAAGCCTTGCAAGATGCCATTGAACGCGCCAATCAAGCAAATATCCTATTTGTTGCCGCAGCCGGTAACAACGGTGCTAACAATGATGCAACGATAAGTTATCCATCCGGGTATCCGAATGCAAATATCATCGCAGTTGCTTCAATTACTTCAACTGGCACATTATCCAGTTTCTCGAACTATGGTGCAACAACTGTTGATCTTGGCGCTCCCGGCTCAAGCATCTTTTCAACAGTACCCAGCAAAAGTGGAAAGCTTTCTGCATATGCATCCTACAGCGGAACATCGATGGCAACACCTCACGTTACAGGAGGAGTTGCTTTATACGCGGCAACCCACGCAGGTGCATCTGCTGCAACTATTAAGAGTGCAATCCTCTCCAGCACAGTTCCAACCAGTTCTTTGTCCGGTAAATGTGTAACCGGTGGAAGATTAAATGTTAGTGGTTTTTAATTAAAATCTAATTTTTATTTTTTTTAAACTAAGCCCGAGTGAATAATTCGGGCTTTTTCCTGTTTTCCGCAATGCAGCACCCTAAAAGTTTTTAAGAATAATACGATATAACTCTGATTGTTCGTCATCCATCTTTAAGAGTATGGATTTATGGTGTTGCGATTCGGGTAGCACAATATTGATTTGATAAATATTGTGTGTTAACTCGGCTGCCCTTTTAAGGCTTATTGCGGACTTTTCTTTCTTCAAGATTCTTTCCAACTCTTTATAGACCGTGTAAGCGCTAAAGGCAACACAAATGTGTCCGTCAATTCTGTTTTTTAAGCGATGATAAATCGGGCGTATGCGAAAATCGGTTTTAGATAATTTGTTTGGGCTTTAATTTGGTATTAGTAATGTAGCCTTTCAATTTTCCCGCTTTAAGATTTTTTTCTAATCGATTTAATCCTCTTCGTCGACTATGGGCATCTTTTGCCGCTCGTTTTGCCGAATATGCTGCAATAAGTCGTGTATGCTCATCTTTGTTAATTCTAATCGAATGTCCATCAAACCATTTTTCCGTCAATATCTTCTGTTTGTTTTTTTTCGTTTCATTCTTTATTCGTGCGCCTATGATA
Coding sequences:
- a CDS encoding S8 family peptidase — protein: MITYYGCQTGDEPSLLTNTTPTQNPPTLEKANSQGLGNQYVPGEIIVKYRAGTPSSQREITLKKVGGTVTEKIRTRTMEKFGDKEGITLVRTSMHVPDAVHALQGQADVEYAEPNYIYYHTATSNDPYYTNGSLWGMYGDATSPANQFGSQAGEAWAAGNVGLNTVIVGIIDEGIMITHEDLVANIWVNPFDPNDGIDNDGNGYIDDINGWDFVNNDKTVYDGASDDHGTHVAGTIGAIGGNAKGVAGICWSVRIISGKFLGAAGGTTTNAIKAVDYFTDLKTRHGLNIPATNNSWGGGAFSQALQDAIERANQANILFVAAAGNNGANNDATISYPSGYPNANIIAVASITSTGTLSSFSNYGATTVDLGAPGSSIFSTVPSKSGKLSAYASYSGTSMATPHVTGGVALYAATHAGASAATIKSAILSSTVPTSSLSGKCVTGGRLNVSGF